The genomic interval CACAGCTGGCTCCTTGGGATGCCAAAGGGGGCTGCGTGGTACCCAGAGTCCCCTGCTTTGGTGGCACCCTGCCACCCCCCGGTGCCCAGCGGGCACCCACCTGCATGCAGAGGCAGGGCAGCACCTCATCGGCTGGCAGGCTGTAGTTCATGGGGCCGCTCTGCCACAGGAACCAGACATGGGTCACCCTGTGGCAAATGCCCCCCAGCAGGATCACCCAGCCCTGGGGGACCCTCTCCCTGCCTGTGACACAGACATGGATCCCCAGGGATTGCAGGGGGCAACAGCCAGAGTCTGGTCAGGGTGGGGAGTGGGAAAGGTGTTTGTACTCACCGTGGTCACCGCACGCCCTGACGCACTGGCACCATGGCTCTGGTTGCGGTAGAGCCGCAGGGTGTAGCTGTGCCCCgctgcagctccctgcaccTCCACGACCACCTCCTTTGGCCCCGGGGAGACCTGCAGCCTGGGCACTGCGCCGGGGGCGGCTCAAGGCACACAGCATCCAGCACCACCCGCCCGACACCACAGCACAGGGCATGGCACCCTGGGGGTCACCCTCACGCCCAGCACCCACCgcccagggctccccaggggACACGTGCCAAGGTAGGGGGATCCCAGCACTGCCATGGCCAGAGGATGCCAGCACTTACCTTGGCACTGGGGGACAGCAGCCTGTGCCGCGGGCCACGAGCAgtctgcagggacagggggtCAGTGGGTGGGGAGACAGAGGACGCTGCAGCAGGGCATGCCGGAGGCTCACCTGGCACCCGCTGCTGCTGGCTCAGCCTCCGACGTCTGTGCGAGTTGGTGTACGCCACGACATGGAGCTCAGAGCCCGGCGGCGCCTCAAAGCACCGGAAGGtcacccagccctgggcaggaaaaccaccaccacactgTGGCAAAGCACCGGCTCTGCTGGcacccacctccccagggcacagGGAACAGGACCACCGTGCCACGGAGATGTGCTAGTACCAGAATCCACCTTGCCAAGCCCTCCTGTGCCTGGGACACCCATCCCTGGCACCCCACACCTACGTACCAGGGGTTGGCCGGGCACTGCGCGTGCCAGGGGCGCCCAGATCTCCATGGCCACGCAGCGGGAGGAGGCGTATGCGTGCCCAGAGAGCACCAGCAGCCCAGTGACGTTCTGCTGGGACGAGGTGGTCCCATCCACCAGTGACCACTGTCCTGCCTCATCGCTGTCCTCTGGCCCCGGGGCGCCCAGGGACTTGGGGCGCCGGGgctggctggtgctggtgcGGGGCGGCAGGGCCAGGCGCAGGCGCACCTCTAGGCAGGGCGAGCAGGCTGCAGGCCCGGTGCAGCGCAGTGCCGGCTCCAGCCGCAGCCGAGCCAGGGCCAGCCCATGGCCAGGCCCCAGCGGCTCCATCCCGCACAGCATGTCGGTGTCTGGGGGGGGACAGAGGGTGGCCGTGGGTATGGGGTCCCGGGTCCCCGGTTGGGCTGGGGGCCGTGGCAGTGGCACTTACCCAGGAGGCGGCAGGCGAGGCCCTGGGGGGAGGCGGGAGTGAGGTTGGTGGCAGTGCCGGGGTGCCCACTAACCCACATGCCAGTGACGCTGACCCACCTGGGAGCAGCTCAGGGTGTCGTGGGGGGCCCCGTGCCCAcccgctgtccccagcagcagcagcagcagctgccccaggacatgcatggcggggccggggccgtgGGGTGCCCCGGCCCCACACTGCCCACTCCTGACAGCCCCTCTCCCACTCCCACGGGCCCCACCGCCACCGCCGGCTCCCGCTTCCTGCTCCGATCCCGGACACCCGGGTCCTAACGCGGTGCTGACGACCGCCCCGGGGTGGGGCCTCCTTGTTCCCGTTCCCACACCGACCCACGGCCAGGCTCTGTGCACCGACACCACCAGGAGGGCTCAGGGCCCCATGGTGCCAGGGTGGCCCCGTGGCTTGGACTTGTGTCCTGGCGCTGACCCAGAGCGTGGGCACAGTGCCCAGCTTGGCCCCGGGGAGCTGGCAGCGGCTGCGTGACGCAGTGTGAGGCTGTGGCGGGGAGGGCTGCGAGTCCCCTGTGGGCACTGGGCAGCCACCTACCCCCCCGTGGGGCACTCGACGAGCCCCAGCACATTAGATGGACGGCAGGGCAGGGTGAAATGGTGACTTTATTGCTTCCACCCCAGACAAGGTACTGCTGGCAGCATGGGAGCGAGGAGCAGCCACGCTGTGCCCAGCACCTGGAACCCCCTGCCCCCCATGTCCTGGCAGGGCAGGAAGCTCCCCCACTGCCCGGCTTCTTCCAGTGCCCCCCACAAGGAGGCTTCCCTGGGGTCCCAGCTCTCCTCTGGAGCAGGTGCCTGTGTGGAAATAAAGCTGCCCAGACCCAGGGCAGCACCTCCGCTCCTGGACCCAGGGGCCTGCTGGACGCTTGCCCTGGCCCAAGCAGCACAACCCACGGCTGGGGCCAGCCCTGCTGGGGCCCCACAGCACCCGTGGCCCTGCCCCGGGCACCCACGGGCACACCTCCTGCCGCCGCAGCCGGCACGCTCAGCCAAGTCCTGCATCTGCATGACGGGGCCCCTGCCCTCACCAGCGGGCTGTGCCCagcgccgccagccccgcagcaatgcccagctcagccccagcacaggcacTCAGGTGCCAGTGGCCGCCTCggggggctggggtggggggctcCCCTCGCCAGCCCCCACCTCCAGCAGCCGGTGCAGGAGCCCCCCTGCCCGGCCCTGGCAGCAGCGGCGGGAGGCCGGGGGGCTGCCCCGCAGGGCGCCCagcagcccaggcagctgccGGGGCAGGCGGTAGGTGGGCAGGGGTcggaggggctgggggacatCACGGGGGCTGCAGAGCCGGCTGAAGTAGGCCAGCACCCAGCCGCCACCACGgcctgctgtccccagctccccatgCAGACAGGCCATGGCTGCCCCAAAGATGTCATGGGCATCCTCAGGGGTCCCACTGGCAGCCCCCACTCTCCATCGGCGGAAGAGCCGGGTGCTGCCGCggctccagaggaggaggaCGGTGCCGCGCTGGCGGCCCACGCGGCCCCGCTGGGCGTAGAGCCAGGGCAGGGCGCCCACCCGCCCCACGCCACCCGCTTCCCACAGGTCCAGGCGCACATCACAGCCCAGCCCCGCGCGCAGCCGCTCGGCCAGGGCACACACCAGCCCCAGGTGCTCCTCCGAGTCTGGCGAATACAGCAGCAGCACGGGGCGCCCACCTGGGGCACCTGCAGACAGAGAGGACAGTAGTGACAGCCCTGCCCTGAGTCCCCCTGGCatcccctggggacaccctggcaCCCCCCACAGGCATCCAAGCACCCACCATACTGCCCGAGGATCCTCTGCATCCCAGGGAACCAGCATCCCCCGGCACCCCAGCCCCATGGCGACTGCCCCCCCAACCCACAGCCCCCAGGGTGCCCCTCACCTGTGGTTGGCCTCCAGGCGCTGCGGCAGTTGAGGAGCAGCATGGTCACCACCAGCCCCAGtgccagcaccagccccagTAGCCCAAAGTGCCTGCGAGATACTGGGAGAGAGGTGCTGACATGGGGGCACCCACCTACCCCCACTGCCCCTCACAGACCACCCTGGAACCCCCACTCACTgtcaggacagagcagctgcttctgAGCAAAGCGCACGTCCGAGCGCCAcacctggggaagggactgggtGAGGGGGAGACAGGTTGGGGTCCCCCCCGCCAGCGCAGGTGCCTGTGTGGGGGTCACCTTACCAGCACGCAGCTGCCCAGGACCTgcaccggcagcagcagcgccagcTCTCCTGGGACAGAGCCCTCCGGCTGCAAAGCACAAGGGCACGCTGGATCAGCATGGCTTAGTCCCCTGccgtgtccccgcagccccATGCCACCCACCTGTGTGACGGTGTAGAGGGGAGCCTCGGGCTCGCATTGTGCGCCCCGGGGCTGGCAGAGGGCTGCGCTGAAAGCCGCAGGGATGCGGGACGTGAGGCGcaggtgcagctgcagcccccggGCGCTCACCGAGACGTTCCAGGCGGTCTCTGCAGCCACCAGAGAGCAGGGGGATCACGGGATGCCCAAGGGGATAAGGGGTGCGAGGGACCCCAGGGCAAGGCTGTGCTCAACCCAAGGGTGTCCCCCCACCCGCAGACTCACCTGGCCGGTGGGGACACTCCACATGGCTGCTGTTCCCAAAGGAGAACTGAAGGGAGTGGGGATcagcagaggagctgggtgAGCCCTCCGCTGCCCCcccacagccccttcccaggcagTGCCCACCCGTCCATGGGGGCTTACCCGAAAGCAGAGCTGCGGGTGCACATCCACCTTGTCCAGCGTGTATGCCTGGTATGGACAAAGAGGACGTCACTGTCCCTGATTCACACAGCCCACAGGCAACCCAGCAACTGACTGCCACCCTTAGGGCACCCTGGGGTCTGGCAGGTGGCCCAACCAGGGGAACAGCCCCTCCAAGCTGGTGCCCTGTGGCACCCTGAGACCATGACCCTTCACCTGCTCCTCCTCGCTGGCTGTGGAGTTGGGGACATCATGGCAAGGCGCAGTCTCAGCTGCCACTTCTCTCCAGCACAGGGTGGCCCGAGGGTGCAGAGGGCAGCTGGTGCTCAGCACCATCGCCATCTGGTCCTTGCTGCTTGAGCTGTAGTCATGGAAGCGCACCGAGGACCACAGCTCAGGGCCATCTGCAGGACATGGAATCAGCAGGCTGGGGGGACAGCCAGGGGGGCCCCGGGACCTGGTCCTCTCCCCATGGGCACTCACAGGCGGCTGGCTGATCATGGAAGGGGCAGTGCTTGCTGCGTGGACTGTCGTGGTGGGGGTAGGAGGCCtaggggagcagagcagggtggtCAGGGCAGGATGtgcccccagctcctcctgcccaccctTGCTGCACAGGCAAAACCAGGCAGTGAGTGGGACCCGCTGGCCACAAGGGAAGGCAACACACCTCGATGCACAGGCAGGGCACCAGGAACTCGTACGGCAGCGAGACATGGCTGCCTCCTGGCACCAGCACCTGTGGGCACAGAGGCAGCATCAGCTGGCAGGAACACAGCTGCCCCCAGCCTGGGATGGGGGTGGCTTGGGGGGCTGGAGCTGTTACCTGCTGGTGGAAGGGCCAGGACAGCTCCTCACATTCCAGGGCCAGCTGGTGGCACAGCCGCACCATCAGAGCAGGACCCTCAGGCACCCACACCTCGATGGCCCGTGCCTCGGGGACCCAAGCATGGGTGAAGACCGGCCCTGTGGAACAAGTAGGGGTCAGCCAGCACTGGTGTCCCACCCGGGACGCCCCCCGGATCCCTCCCAGCCTCACCAGGTGGCTCGGCAGCAACCAGATGGCTACGGCTGATGGCCAAGCCTCGGTCAGGGATGGTGCGGAGGGAGACGAGGACCTGCCGTCCGCTTTCCACCGGGAAGCAGTCGAACTGCACCTGCCACTACAGGGAGAGCTGGGGGTCAGCGGGACCCCCATGGCTCCACCGTCCGTCCCCACGGTCCTCCCTGAACTCACCGGTGAGCTGCCTGGCGCCCTGCGCCGCTGCCACACCTGCAGCCAGCCGGCCCGGTTGGACCCCAGCTCCAGGAAGTTGAGCTGCAGCCCACGGACATCACCGAGCTCTGCGAGAAACCAGCGTGGGGTCCTGACGCGGGTGGGAGGGCGAacctctcccttccccccaccACCCAGGGCGGCgtgcccggccccgccgcccgtgCCCTTACCTGCGGCGGGGAGCGCCAGGCGGACgcgcaggcagggcaggcagggctgcgcGGGCAGGCACAGGCGGGCGCTGCTCAGCGCCAGGGCGGGCGGCTGCAGCGGgggcccgggccgggccgggcggcggcagcggggggAGCTCAGCGTGCGGTCGGCTGGCGGGTGAAGAGAGCAGAGAGGGGGCGGCCGTGCGCCGGGGTCTCGCCTACCGCCGGCACCGACAGCCCCGGGAGCCCTGGGAACGGGGGAGTCCCCGCCACCCTCCCGGACTCGGTAGCCGGGGGCTGTGGAGAGCCCCTCCATCCCGCCGCACCCGGGAGTCCCGGGCGGGGGAACCCCGCGCTCGCAACCCGGCCCCGCCGCTACTCACCGATGGCCCGACACTCCTGCAAGCAAAGACACGGGGGTGAGCGCGgcaccgcccgcccgcccccgcctcCCCACACCGCACCCCCCGGTGCTCACGAAGTTGGCGAAGACCCGGAGGCGGGTGACGGCGGCCCCGGTAccgggcagcaggagcagcagcacggCAGCAGCGGCGAACAGCAGCGGGCGCCCCATGGCCgagccgccgctccccgccccgccccgggccggccccgccgcaTTCCTCCGCCGGCACgtgcggccccgccgccccccctcCCGTTGCCAGGCGGCGCTTCCCGAGGCGCAGACACGCGTGGGAGCGTGGAGGGAGCTTTATTTCCATAGAGCGACACACAGAGCAAGGCGGGGTGGGCAGCAGGGTCTCCCCACGGCCCGGGAGTCCCCCGCACCCTCCGGCATGCGAGCACAGAGCCGTGGCGCGGCTCAGACACGGACGTTGGTCCCCGTGGACCCTCACCCACCGGAGCTGCGCCAGCGCGGCCCCACGGGGCCCGGCTGCGGAGCTCCAGCCCTTCACAGAGCCCACCCATTCCctgcttatttcttcttcttctcctgcGTGCTGGTGAACCAGGAGTCCAGCAGCTTCTTGCTGTAGTAGAGCTGCCAGCCATGCACCTGGGcggccaccaccaccaccaggtACATGACAGAGACGGCCGAGAAGCCGAAGATGAAGCGGTAAGCTTTGCCATGCCGGTAGAGCTGCTGCGCCATGGGGAACATCTCCATGGCCCCGTAAATGAGGGGAGCCACGGAGAAGAGGCCGGTGCTGATCATGGAGAGCACCAGGTAGCTGATGTTGTTgcgagggaaggagaggaggccCAGAAGGGAGGGCAGGATGCTGAGCAGGTAGGGGTACTCCCACTGGTAGGGCATGGCCACCTGGTCGTGGGGCAGCAGCTTGAGGTGCCCCACGCACATCTGGgccaacagcagcagccagatgCCCACGTGTGTGTAGATCAGTTTCTTGATCTCCGACTTGAGCGCCACGCTGGGGAGAGAGCACAGGGCTGGCGGAGCCGGCGGGGGCACAGCCCGGGGAGGGTCCAACAGCTCCGGGACACTCACCTCATCTGGTAGTGCGAGGCCACGCGCTCCCGGTGCTGAAAGTCGCTGCCATCGGTGCCGGCGGCGCGGGGACCCCCGCGGGAGGCCATAGCGCCGACACGAGCTGCCTGCGGACATGAGCGTGAGGGGCCCTGTCCGGGAGCTGCCGCTgccccggggcagccccggcccccgcccgcaGGCTCCAGCCCCCCAGGGACCACCCCCCAGGCCTCCCTTTCCCGGCGACGGACCCCCGTGACAGCCCCGGGACCCCCTTCCCGTGCCTGCCCTACCCCCGCTCGACCCCTCGGGCGCCGCCCCCGGGGCTCCTTCCCCGCCGCACCTTGGCGCAGCCCACCTGCCAACGGGACGCTCTGCCCGCACTTCCGCCTTATCTATGGCCGCGGCCGCCCGTTCTGAATGCATACTCGGCCGCTCTGCGCGCCCGGAGGCTCATCTCTATGGTCGCGGCGGGGTGGTGGCCCCCTCCCTGGGCCCCGCCTCCGCGCAGGCGCAGTCCCGGCATGGCAGGCGGGGGCAGCGCCGCGCGCGTCTTGGCGCGCGCTGGGAAGGGGGCGCGCGCCGTGGGGTTAGCGGGAACGCGCGTGGGGGCGGCCCGCGCGGGAACGCGGGGGGAGAGCGTGTGCTCGTGGGGGCGCTCGCGCGCACGGCGGGATGCGGGGGCGCGCGGGGGCAGAGGGGTCATGGGGTGGGCGTGGGAGTGCGGACACGTGTGGGGCTGCACGCGCGTGAACGCGGAGGGGCTGATGGGGGCGCGCGCGGGCGTGCAGGGCGGTGGGCGTGGGGTCAGATTTGGGGACACGCGTGTGAGGCTATGGGAACATGCAGAGGCGTGGGTCTCACCCGTGCGCCCTGCCCACTCCACCCCACGCAGGTCGGGGCGGCCGCTGGGCCCCGAGGaggcgctggggctgctggaggcCTCCGTGGTGCACCGGGAAGGTACCGGGGGGTacaggggctgctggggagggggctcaGGGGAGGCCACATCCTGAGCGGGTGTCCCTTCCTCAGGAGCCCTGCTGGCGCTGAGCAAACCCCCCGGACTGCCCGTCCTGGGTGAGTGCGGGTGGGGGTCCAGCTGCGGGTTTGGTGGGGGTGTGGAGTCTGGTTGGGGGCACCCATCAGGTGCTGACCCCCCCACTCCCCAGGCCACCCCGGGGAACTGAGCCTGTCAGCACTGCTGCCGGCGCTGCGGCGGCGCCTGGACCTCCCCGCCGAGCTCCATGTGGTGAAAGCTCCCGCCAGGTACGGCTTGGGGCGCTGGGGGGGTCTCAGTAGCTGTCAGCTCAGGGCTCAGGGCTGCCACACCACCTAGGGAGTGCTCTGGCCTTGTCCTCCTGTCCGGCTGCCACCGCGCCACCGAGCAGCTCCAACGGTTCTTCACCACTGCCCGCCGGAGGGGCCAGTTCCCCGCCACGTACTGGTgagtccccagcaccccccatGCCGGCACAGGGGTCTGtcccctcctcacccccaccctcCTTGCAGTGCTGTCACCGTGGGGGTCCCAGCGGAAGCAGAGGGTGAGATCCGCACCGGGCTgcgctggcagcagcagggtgaCACCGCAGCGGTAAGGGGGTGCCAGAGGGTTGGGGCTGCCGGGGGGTCACCCTGAAGTGGTGCTGAGGGCTGTGTCACCGCAGGTGGTGCCGGTGCTGTCCCCGGGGCGCTACAGCCTGGCCAGGAAGGAGGTGAAGAGCACCCTGACACGCTACCGGGTGCTGGGCGCTGCGGGGGGCTGTGcgctgctccagctccagcccaggaCAGGTGGGTGACCCCCCAACAccccccctgtgtcccccaccaCCGGCACAGTCCCACCCTGCACGTGCCTCCACAGCCTTCCCGGAGCAGCTCCCGGTGCACCTGACGCTGCTGCTGTGCCCGGCGCTGGGCGACCACGAGCACTCGTCCCGTGTCggcagggtgctgggggtgcccttcctcctgccccccgAGGCCGCCCCGACCCACACACAGGTACATGGTGGGGGAGGCGCTAGGGGGGCTCAGCATGGCCTCCAGGGACCCCGCTGAGCTGCCCCTGCCTGTTGCAGGTGCTGGATGAGGAGCTGCTGTCCCGGCTGGGGCTCTCCCCGCAGCAGCTCCGCCGCCTCCCGCTCCACCTCCACCTGCAGCAGCTGATGCTGCCCCAGGGGGGCTTGCTCtctgcccccctccccccccattTCCTGCGCACCCTGCGCCTCCTGGGGCTGCCCGAGCACCTAGTGCCCGTGGggacccctgcaccccaacctgCTCCCCCTCTGTCACCCCATTAAATCCACAACTGCTGCCAGGGTGGCTCAGtgcctgtttctttccatgGCACACACAGGACACATCACCCCCATCcccacagtgctgctggggacagcagccccTGCCACCACCCTGGTGCCTGACAtggtccccagtgccacctaTAGCGGTGTCACCAGCACCACAACTCTGTGAGGCTGGCAGGAGTGGAGGTGCCTGTTCCTGCCTGCTCTCTGCCCCTGGCCAAGGAGCTGCCGCAGTGGCTGCGGTTCTTGTCCCCAGCCTCGTCCCCAGTAcagccccagctgtgcccaCACCAGCCCACATAGAGGGGCAGAGCCAGGCTCCCTGTCACAGACGTGTTTTTGCAGTCCCCACAGTGCTATATGCCCCCATGGGGTCCAGTTGGGgcaggggggaggggggagtcAGGTGCCACCGTGTCACCCCAGCAGGGTGATGTCCCCATCTGGGTGTCCTTCAGTGTCACAGCTCTTCTGCGTCCCTCTGGGAGCCACTTCGTGTCTTTGTCCTGCAATGGGGCTTGGGGACCACAGGCAGGACCACGGAGTCCAGGCGCCGGGTGCCAGCCCTGGCAAGTGCAGTGCCCGGGCAGGAGGGGCGGAGGGGGGCTGGCCTGCGGgtccccaggggctgcaggctgCCAGGAGGtccccggggcggtgggacagGCACCCTGGCCTGGGGACGGACATGGAGTTGGGGCAGAGCCGTCTGGGGCTGCCCGAGCAGGCGGCTGAGCTGCAGTGGCCCCTGGCTCCTGGCACAGCACCCTGGgggtggtgggatggggggctgtgggggtgcTGGGTGAGCAGAGCCGGGGGGGCAGTGGCAGCTCCATCCTCCCAGAGGAGCCGGCTCCCCCCGCCTTGCTCCCAGCTTGGGGAGCTGTTTGGCTctgccccaggagctggggggcacagggggctGGGAGGCACTGTTTGCAGTGGTGGGGGCTTTGCCCTGGGTTCGGTGCTGTGGCATACGGGGCTTCCTCACGGAGCAGCCTTCCACCATCAGCTTCAGCCCACTGTGCATGGGAACGGGCACGGCTGCCtgcaaggggacatggggggagtGGGGGCTTGGGTTCCCCAGAGGGTCTCTGCCCCACAACCCCCCCCACAGCCCACCTCCTTGTAGATGAGCTCGAAGGCACCAGTGGGGCAGGCAGGGTTGTCCCTGTGGTCGATCACCACACGCAGCGTGTCCCGCTGGACTCTGGCACACAGCCGGCTGGTCACCGCCGAGGAGGGGGCCATGGTGGGGCTGGCGTTGATCTCTAGCAGCCAGGGCTGGCAATCCTCCCCAAAGACAAAGTCGGCTCCAAAGAGCTCGAAACTGCCCTTGCGGGACCCCACCAGGTCCTGGGCACTGCGCAGGGCGGCCACCACCGCCGCCTTCATGCCGGGCACCATCACC from Columba livia isolate bColLiv1 breed racing homer chromosome 10, bColLiv1.pat.W.v2, whole genome shotgun sequence carries:
- the IL17RE gene encoding interleukin-17 receptor E isoform X4 produces the protein MGRPLLFAAAAVLLLLLPGTGAAVTRLRVFANFECRAIADRTLSSPRCRRPARPGPPLQPPALALSSARLCLPAQPCLPCLRVRLALPAAELGDVRGLQLNFLELGSNRAGWLQVWQRRRAPGSSPWQVQFDCFPVESGRQVLVSLRTIPDRGLAISRSHLVAAEPPGPVFTHAWVPEARAIEVWVPEGPALMVRLCHQLALECEELSWPFHQQVLVPGGSHVSLPYEFLVPCLCIEASYPHHDSPRSKHCPFHDQPAAYGPELWSSVRFHDYSSSSKDQMAMVLSTSCPLHPRATLCWREVAAETAPCHDVPNSTASEEEQAYTLDKVDVHPQLCFRFSFGNSSHVECPHRPETAWNVSVSARGLQLHLRLTSRIPAAFSAALCQPRGAQCEPEAPLYTVTQVGGMGLRGHGRGLSHADPACPCALQPEGSVPGELALLLPVQVLGSCVLVWRSDVRFAQKQLLCPDISRRHFGLLGLVLALGLVVTMLLLNCRSAWRPTTGAPGGRPVLLLYSPDSEEHLGLVCALAERLRAGLGCDVRLDLWEAGGVGRVGALPWLYAQRGRVGRQRGTVLLLWSRGSTRLFRRWRVGAASGTPEDAHDIFGAAMACLHGELGTAGRGGGWVLAYFSRLCSPRDVPQPLRPLPTYRLPRQLPGLLGALRGSPPASRRCCQGRAGGLLHRLLEVGAGEGSPPPQPPEAATGT
- the IL17RE gene encoding interleukin-17 receptor E isoform X2 — translated: MEIKLPPRSHACLRLGKRRLATGGGAAGPHVPAEECGGAGPGRGGERRLGHGAPAAVRRCCRAAAPAARYRGRRHPPPGLRQLRVSGHRRPHAELPPLPPPGPARAPAAAARPGAEQRPPVPARAALPALPARPPGAPRRRTPRWFLAELGDVRGLQLNFLELGSNRAGWLQVWQRRRAPGSSPWQVQFDCFPVESGRQVLVSLRTIPDRGLAISRSHLVAAEPPGPVFTHAWVPEARAIEVWVPEGPALMVRLCHQLALECEELSWPFHQQVLVPGGSHVSLPYEFLVPCLCIEASYPHHDSPRSKHCPFHDQPAAYGPELWSSVRFHDYSSSSKDQMAMVLSTSCPLHPRATLCWREVAAETAPCHDVPNSTASEEEQAYTLDKVDVHPQLCFRFSFGNSSHVECPHRPETAWNVSVSARGLQLHLRLTSRIPAAFSAALCQPRGAQCEPEAPLYTVTQPEGSVPGELALLLPVQVLGSCVLVWRSDVRFAQKQLLCPDISRRHFGLLGLVLALGLVVTMLLLNCRSAWRPTTGAPGGRPVLLLYSPDSEEHLGLVCALAERLRAGLGCDVRLDLWEAGGVGRVGALPWLYAQRGRVGRQRGTVLLLWSRGSTRLFRRWRVGAASGTPEDAHDIFGAAMACLHGELGTAGRGGGWVLAYFSRLCSPRDVPQPLRPLPTYRLPRQLPGLLGALRGSPPASRRCCQGRAGGLLHRLLEVGAGEGSPPPQPPEAATGT
- the IL17RE gene encoding interleukin-17 receptor E isoform X1, translating into MEIKLPPRSHACLRLGKRRLATGGGAAGPHVPAEECGGAGPGRGGERRLGHGAPAAVRRCCRAAAPAARYRGRRHPPPGLRQLRVSGHRRPHAELPPLPPPGPARAPAAAARPGAEQRPPVPARAALPALPARPPGAPRRRTPRWFLAELGDVRGLQLNFLELGSNRAGWLQVWQRRRAPGSSPWQVQFDCFPVESGRQVLVSLRTIPDRGLAISRSHLVAAEPPGPVFTHAWVPEARAIEVWVPEGPALMVRLCHQLALECEELSWPFHQQVLVPGGSHVSLPYEFLVPCLCIEASYPHHDSPRSKHCPFHDQPAAYGPELWSSVRFHDYSSSSKDQMAMVLSTSCPLHPRATLCWREVAAETAPCHDVPNSTASEEEQAYTLDKVDVHPQLCFRFSFGNSSHVECPHRPETAWNVSVSARGLQLHLRLTSRIPAAFSAALCQPRGAQCEPEAPLYTVTQVGGMGLRGHGRGLSHADPACPCALQPEGSVPGELALLLPVQVLGSCVLVWRSDVRFAQKQLLCPDISRRHFGLLGLVLALGLVVTMLLLNCRSAWRPTTGAPGGRPVLLLYSPDSEEHLGLVCALAERLRAGLGCDVRLDLWEAGGVGRVGALPWLYAQRGRVGRQRGTVLLLWSRGSTRLFRRWRVGAASGTPEDAHDIFGAAMACLHGELGTAGRGGGWVLAYFSRLCSPRDVPQPLRPLPTYRLPRQLPGLLGALRGSPPASRRCCQGRAGGLLHRLLEVGAGEGSPPPQPPEAATGT
- the IL17RE gene encoding interleukin-17 receptor E isoform X5, translated to MEGLSTAPGYRVREGGGDSPVPRAPGAVGAGGRRDPGARPPPLCSLHPPADRTLSSPRCRRPARPGPPLQPPALALSSARLCLPAQPCLPCLRVRLALPAAELGDVRGLQLNFLELGSNRAGWLQVWQRRRAPGSSPWQVQFDCFPVESGRQVLVSLRTIPDRGLAISRSHLVAAEPPGPVFTHAWVPEARAIEVWVPEGPALMVRLCHQLALECEELSWPFHQQVLVPGGSHVSLPYEFLVPCLCIEASYPHHDSPRSKHCPFHDQPAAYGPELWSSVRFHDYSSSSKDQMAMVLSTSCPLHPRATLCWREVAAETAPCHDVPNSTASEEEQAYTLDKVDVHPQLCFRFSFGNSSHVECPHRPETAWNVSVSARGLQLHLRLTSRIPAAFSAALCQPRGAQCEPEAPLYTVTQPEGSVPGELALLLPVQVLGSCVLVWRSDVRFAQKQLLCPDISRRHFGLLGLVLALGLVVTMLLLNCRSAWRPTTGAPGGRPVLLLYSPDSEEHLGLVCALAERLRAGLGCDVRLDLWEAGGVGRVGALPWLYAQRGRVGRQRGTVLLLWSRGSTRLFRRWRVGAASGTPEDAHDIFGAAMACLHGELGTAGRGGGWVLAYFSRLCSPRDVPQPLRPLPTYRLPRQLPGLLGALRGSPPASRRCCQGRAGGLLHRLLEVGAGEGSPPPQPPEAATGT
- the IL17RE gene encoding interleukin-17 receptor E isoform X3; this encodes MEGLSTAPGYRVREGGGDSPVPRAPGAVGAGGRRDPGARPPPLCSLHPPADRTLSSPRCRRPARPGPPLQPPALALSSARLCLPAQPCLPCLRVRLALPAAELGDVRGLQLNFLELGSNRAGWLQVWQRRRAPGSSPWQVQFDCFPVESGRQVLVSLRTIPDRGLAISRSHLVAAEPPGPVFTHAWVPEARAIEVWVPEGPALMVRLCHQLALECEELSWPFHQQVLVPGGSHVSLPYEFLVPCLCIEASYPHHDSPRSKHCPFHDQPAAYGPELWSSVRFHDYSSSSKDQMAMVLSTSCPLHPRATLCWREVAAETAPCHDVPNSTASEEEQAYTLDKVDVHPQLCFRFSFGNSSHVECPHRPETAWNVSVSARGLQLHLRLTSRIPAAFSAALCQPRGAQCEPEAPLYTVTQVGGMGLRGHGRGLSHADPACPCALQPEGSVPGELALLLPVQVLGSCVLVWRSDVRFAQKQLLCPDISRRHFGLLGLVLALGLVVTMLLLNCRSAWRPTTGAPGGRPVLLLYSPDSEEHLGLVCALAERLRAGLGCDVRLDLWEAGGVGRVGALPWLYAQRGRVGRQRGTVLLLWSRGSTRLFRRWRVGAASGTPEDAHDIFGAAMACLHGELGTAGRGGGWVLAYFSRLCSPRDVPQPLRPLPTYRLPRQLPGLLGALRGSPPASRRCCQGRAGGLLHRLLEVGAGEGSPPPQPPEAATGT
- the IL17RE gene encoding interleukin-17 receptor E isoform X6, whose product is MGRPLLFAAAAVLLLLLPGTGAAVTRLRVFANFECRAIADRTLSSPRCRRPARPGPPLQPPALALSSARLCLPAQPCLPCLRVRLALPAAELGDVRGLQLNFLELGSNRAGWLQVWQRRRAPGSSPWQVQFDCFPVESGRQVLVSLRTIPDRGLAISRSHLVAAEPPGPVFTHAWVPEARAIEVWVPEGPALMVRLCHQLALECEELSWPFHQQVLVPGGSHVSLPYEFLVPCLCIEASYPHHDSPRSKHCPFHDQPAAYGPELWSSVRFHDYSSSSKDQMAMVLSTSCPLHPRATLCWREVAAETAPCHDVPNSTASEEEQAYTLDKVDVHPQLCFRFSFGNSSHVECPHRPETAWNVSVSARGLQLHLRLTSRIPAAFSAALCQPRGAQCEPEAPLYTVTQPEGSVPGELALLLPVQVLGSCVLVWRSDVRFAQKQLLCPDISRRHFGLLGLVLALGLVVTMLLLNCRSAWRPTTGAPGGRPVLLLYSPDSEEHLGLVCALAERLRAGLGCDVRLDLWEAGGVGRVGALPWLYAQRGRVGRQRGTVLLLWSRGSTRLFRRWRVGAASGTPEDAHDIFGAAMACLHGELGTAGRGGGWVLAYFSRLCSPRDVPQPLRPLPTYRLPRQLPGLLGALRGSPPASRRCCQGRAGGLLHRLLEVGAGEGSPPPQPPEAATGT